The proteins below are encoded in one region of Chloroflexota bacterium:
- a CDS encoding cytochrome B5 has translation MPNRRFTKKDLAKYNGKHGAASFVAYQGKVYDVTRSFLWQAGTHQVIHTAGADLTAELAQAPHGAEMLEKFPVVAELTEE, from the coding sequence ATGCCGAACCGCCGATTCACCAAAAAGGATCTTGCCAAATACAACGGCAAACACGGCGCGGCATCCTTCGTCGCGTACCAGGGCAAGGTATACGATGTGACGCGCAGTTTTCTGTGGCAAGCCGGTACTCATCAGGTGATTCACACTGCCGGCGCGGACTTGACCGCCGAATTGGCTCAAGCGCCTCATGGAGCAGAGATGCTTGAGAAATTTCCGGTTGTCGCAGAACTGA